A stretch of Cytophagales bacterium DNA encodes these proteins:
- a CDS encoding TonB-dependent receptor plug domain-containing protein produces MTTRICKALLVLAGFFSLTAYGQGQQILEAFEKYRIGNPTEKVYLHTDKEVYAPGETLWFAAYLVEGTNHLPSKLSEVVHVELLNANDSLITKISLKMTEGVGAGDITLGDTIPTGEYFIRGYSYYQRNFDPAFIFSKSIFLIDANESEKEEETTSTVEAHDFQYFPEGGDLIAGVVNQVAIKATDDKGLGVNVAGSIVDQEGKNIVDFKSAHLGMGRLLFTPEAGKTYSFKYAINGNEYNKPIKTTLEKGAKLAVRLTNSAFILTGNVMGGLNIEDCLVVGHVRGQVYLLAKSEGKEFIYAKVPFNRMPNGIIHLTLFYKGDPIQERLVYNENAELLPNLQFVSSNLQRRQKTKLEITLLNQDGSPTQGKISASVLGENIRPNQVTIDSYLNALSDLKGRIQDPGYYFDKGNPDRMQHLDLLMLTQGWRRFVWSDLLDGQLPEINYFAEKGFSIEGKLVDYYKRSKTKSGTVVLSFLENLLFNEEASADEYGNFYFDGLTISDSVTVMVQAMRKGKKDKSKRETGTFVQLTTPDSPDNEVTMLTQLEGSSNEQFAEIISKVEEQTYQTDNVIELEGFTFEANKINTKKENPFRRPSKLHGEPQTRMVMDSVPGLETYTHVFDMITGRLPGVQIRGTGDDRQAFIRGTQAAFMVDGVQTTNDYISLMDPRSIEFVEVVGAIQAAVYGAGGPIVAFYTRQDYVAGADDDPRGIQVFRHPGYYQAREFYTPNYDEMTTEEALAKDLRTTQYWSSIRTIENGKVTLEYTASDDLGYFILYVEGITAEGESFTGQYEFEIEDF; encoded by the coding sequence ATGACAACTCGAATATGCAAAGCCTTGCTGGTTTTGGCTGGATTTTTTTCACTAACAGCCTACGGACAGGGACAACAAATCCTTGAAGCTTTTGAAAAATATAGAATAGGAAACCCCACCGAAAAAGTATACCTGCATACGGATAAAGAAGTCTATGCTCCAGGAGAAACCCTCTGGTTTGCTGCTTATCTCGTCGAAGGAACCAACCACCTACCGTCCAAATTAAGTGAAGTGGTCCATGTGGAATTGCTCAACGCTAACGATTCCCTGATTACCAAGATTTCTCTCAAAATGACTGAAGGTGTTGGTGCCGGGGATATTACATTAGGAGATACCATCCCAACCGGGGAATATTTCATCCGTGGTTATTCGTATTACCAAAGAAATTTTGATCCGGCATTCATTTTTTCAAAGTCCATTTTTCTGATCGATGCCAATGAGTCGGAAAAAGAAGAAGAAACTACTTCGACCGTGGAAGCTCATGACTTTCAGTATTTTCCCGAAGGCGGTGACCTTATCGCTGGTGTGGTAAATCAAGTGGCAATCAAGGCTACCGATGATAAAGGATTGGGTGTAAATGTTGCTGGCAGCATCGTTGACCAGGAAGGAAAGAACATTGTCGACTTCAAATCGGCTCACCTGGGCATGGGCCGTCTTTTGTTTACTCCCGAAGCAGGAAAAACGTATTCCTTCAAATACGCGATCAATGGAAATGAATACAACAAGCCCATCAAAACCACACTGGAAAAAGGAGCCAAATTGGCGGTAAGGTTGACCAATTCGGCATTCATTCTCACTGGAAATGTAATGGGTGGTTTGAACATCGAAGATTGCCTGGTCGTGGGGCATGTTCGTGGACAGGTCTATCTACTGGCCAAGTCAGAAGGAAAGGAATTTATTTATGCCAAAGTACCGTTCAACCGCATGCCAAATGGCATCATTCATCTCACGCTGTTTTATAAAGGAGACCCGATACAAGAGCGATTGGTCTACAACGAGAATGCTGAACTGCTTCCTAATTTGCAATTTGTTTCGTCCAACTTGCAAAGAAGACAAAAAACCAAATTGGAAATCACCCTTTTGAATCAAGATGGCAGTCCCACGCAAGGTAAAATTTCCGCTTCCGTACTGGGTGAAAACATTCGCCCCAACCAGGTCACCATCGACAGCTATCTCAATGCGCTTTCTGACCTCAAGGGACGAATTCAGGATCCGGGCTATTATTTCGATAAGGGCAATCCTGACCGCATGCAACATCTGGACTTACTCATGTTGACACAAGGATGGCGTCGATTTGTCTGGTCCGATTTGCTCGATGGACAGCTACCAGAAATCAACTATTTCGCTGAAAAAGGTTTTTCTATCGAAGGAAAACTTGTCGATTATTATAAAAGAAGCAAAACCAAATCCGGAACAGTTGTATTGAGTTTTCTGGAAAACTTGCTGTTCAATGAAGAAGCTTCGGCCGATGAGTATGGAAATTTCTACTTTGATGGTTTGACGATCAGTGACTCAGTAACCGTCATGGTACAGGCGATGCGAAAAGGAAAAAAAGACAAATCCAAGCGAGAAACCGGAACTTTTGTTCAATTGACCACTCCTGATTCACCAGACAATGAAGTGACCATGCTTACCCAATTGGAAGGGTCTTCCAATGAACAATTTGCGGAAATCATCAGCAAGGTCGAGGAGCAAACCTACCAAACAGACAATGTCATCGAACTAGAAGGATTCACCTTCGAGGCAAATAAAATAAATACAAAGAAAGAAAACCCTTTTAGGCGTCCCAGTAAGTTGCACGGTGAGCCACAAACACGTATGGTGATGGATTCGGTCCCAGGCCTTGAGACGTACACACATGTGTTCGATATGATCACAGGCAGACTGCCAGGTGTCCAAATACGTGGTACAGGAGATGACCGTCAGGCATTTATCCGAGGAACACAAGCCGCTTTTATGGTAGATGGTGTGCAAACCACCAATGATTATATCTCACTGATGGACCCTCGCTCGATCGAGTTTGTGGAGGTCGTTGGTGCTATACAAGCAGCGGTGTATGGGGCTGGCGGACCAATTGTGGCTTTCTACACCCGACAGGACTATGTAGCAGGTGCAGATGATGATCCGAGGGGTATCCAGGTATTTAGACATCCCGGCTATTACCAGGCGAGAGAATTCTATACGCCGAACTATGATGAAATGACCACCGAAGAAGCACTGGCAAAGGACCTGAGAACCACGCAGTACTGGTCTTCGATCCGTACCATCGAAAATGGCAAAGTAACACTAGAATACACCGCATCTGATGATCTGGGATATTTCATTCTTTATGTAGAAGGGATCACTGCTGAGGGTGAATCATTCACCGGACAATACGAATTTGAAATAGAGGATTTCTGA
- a CDS encoding TonB-dependent receptor plug domain-containing protein has protein sequence MTTLISRLLLLAIGLSSFMAHGQEKQILEAFEKYRSGNPIEKVYLHTDKEVYARGETLWFAAYLVEGTNHLPSDLSEIVHVELLDVNDAILSKISLKMAEGTGAGDIILGDTLPVGEYFIRGYSHYQRNFDPAFIFSKSIFLVDATVLKEEDQKQASSETYDFQYFPEGGDLIVGVVNQVAIKGTDDKGMGVDVVGSIVNSKGNPIVDFKSAHHGMGRLLFTPEAGKTYSFKYTINGNEYNKPIKSPLEKGAKLAVRLTNSAFILTGNVIGGLNIEDCLVVGHVRGQVYLLAKPEGKEFIYAKVPFNRMPNGIIHLTLFYKGDPIQERLVYNENTELLPKLQFASSNQQRRQNTKLEITLLNQDGSPLAGKISASVLGESIRPNQVTINSYLNALSDLKGPIQDPAYYFDKNNPDRMQHLDLLMLTQGWRRFVWSDLLDGQLTEINYFAEKGFSIEGKLVDYYKRKKSKPGTVALSFMENLLFNEEVETDAEGNFYFDGLSIQYTVTVVVQAMRPTKKDKLKRETGAYVVIKQSDSLSNEVTMLTILDRKSDEQFAEVLADVEEFVYKTDDVIELDEFVVTAYRSKVEDSNDPFKRPGVLYKEPDNRMVMDSVVGYENYTNVFELISGQFPGVRITGSGLERNALIRGGDPLTSKASFLYDGTEVDAAFINNLDPRQIEFIDIIRGNSAAVLYGTQGGIIAIYSKRGFIPEKEEDPRGMIAFRHPGYYQAREFYTPNYDEMTIEEALAKDLRTTQYWSSIRTIENGKVTLEYTASDDLGYFVLYVEGITAEGESFSAQYEFEMEDF, from the coding sequence ATGACAACTCTTATTTCACGACTGCTGCTGCTTGCCATTGGTCTATCAAGTTTCATGGCCCATGGACAAGAAAAACAAATCCTTGAAGCTTTTGAAAAATACAGAAGTGGCAACCCAATAGAAAAAGTATATCTCCACACAGACAAAGAAGTTTATGCTCGTGGAGAGACTCTCTGGTTTGCAGCGTATCTGGTAGAAGGCACGAACCACCTCCCGTCCGATCTAAGTGAAATAGTTCATGTGGAATTACTGGACGTTAATGACGCTATATTGTCGAAAATCTCGCTTAAAATGGCCGAAGGTACTGGCGCTGGAGATATCATTTTGGGGGATACCCTTCCAGTTGGTGAGTATTTCATTCGTGGGTATTCGCACTACCAAAGAAACTTCGATCCTGCATTTATTTTTTCAAAATCCATTTTTCTGGTCGACGCGACTGTACTTAAAGAAGAGGATCAAAAGCAAGCTTCTTCGGAGACATATGACTTTCAGTATTTCCCAGAAGGCGGTGACCTGATCGTGGGTGTAGTCAATCAAGTAGCCATCAAAGGTACCGATGACAAAGGAATGGGTGTCGACGTTGTAGGAAGCATTGTCAATAGTAAAGGAAATCCGATCGTCGATTTCAAATCGGCGCACCATGGCATGGGCCGTCTTTTGTTTACTCCCGAAGCAGGAAAAACATATTCCTTCAAATACACGATCAATGGAAATGAATACAACAAGCCCATCAAAAGTCCATTGGAAAAAGGAGCCAAACTAGCGGTTAGGTTGACCAATTCGGCGTTCATCCTCACTGGAAATGTAATCGGTGGTTTGAACATCGAAGATTGCCTGGTCGTGGGGCACGTACGTGGACAAGTCTACCTTCTGGCCAAGCCAGAAGGTAAGGAATTTATTTATGCCAAAGTACCCTTCAATCGCATGCCCAATGGCATCATTCACCTCACGTTGTTTTATAAAGGAGACCCTATTCAAGAGCGATTGGTCTACAACGAGAATACTGAACTGCTTCCTAAGTTGCAATTTGCTTCTTCCAACCAGCAAAGAAGGCAAAACACCAAATTGGAGATTACCCTATTAAATCAGGATGGTAGCCCTTTGGCAGGAAAAATTTCCGCTTCCGTTCTAGGTGAGAGCATCCGCCCCAATCAAGTCACTATCAACAGCTATCTCAATGCGCTTTCTGACCTCAAGGGGCCGATACAAGATCCCGCTTATTATTTCGATAAGAATAACCCGGACCGTATGCAACATCTGGATTTGCTCATGTTGACGCAAGGATGGCGCCGATTTGTTTGGTCTGACCTACTGGATGGGCAGTTAACAGAGATTAACTACTTCGCGGAGAAAGGCTTCTCTATCGAAGGTAAATTGGTGGATTACTACAAAAGGAAAAAGTCAAAACCTGGAACAGTAGCCTTGAGTTTCATGGAGAATTTGCTCTTCAACGAAGAGGTTGAGACAGATGCTGAAGGTAATTTTTACTTTGACGGGCTCAGCATTCAATACACAGTTACCGTAGTAGTGCAAGCAATGCGCCCCACCAAAAAAGATAAGTTAAAACGAGAAACGGGAGCATACGTGGTTATTAAACAGTCTGATTCCTTGTCCAATGAAGTCACCATGCTCACTATTCTGGACAGAAAAAGCGATGAACAATTTGCTGAAGTACTGGCAGATGTAGAAGAGTTCGTCTACAAAACTGATGATGTCATTGAGCTGGACGAATTTGTCGTCACCGCCTATCGATCAAAAGTGGAAGACAGCAACGATCCCTTCAAAAGGCCTGGTGTGCTTTACAAAGAACCTGACAATAGGATGGTGATGGATTCTGTCGTGGGTTATGAAAATTACACCAATGTATTTGAACTCATCAGTGGACAATTTCCAGGAGTTAGAATTACCGGTTCAGGCCTCGAAAGAAATGCATTGATCCGTGGTGGTGATCCTCTAACTTCTAAGGCTTCTTTTCTTTATGATGGAACAGAAGTAGATGCGGCTTTTATCAACAATCTGGACCCCAGACAAATTGAATTCATCGACATCATTCGTGGAAATTCTGCAGCTGTGCTTTATGGAACCCAAGGCGGTATCATCGCTATCTATTCCAAAAGGGGATTCATTCCGGAAAAGGAGGAAGATCCTCGGGGCATGATTGCATTTCGACATCCCGGCTATTACCAGGCGAGAGAATTCTATACGCCGAACTATGATGAAATGACCATCGAAGAAGCCCTCGCAAAAGACCTGAGAACTACACAATACTGGTCTTCGATTCGTACCATCGAAAATGGCAAAGTAACACTTGAATATACGGCATCTGATGATCTGGGATATTTCGTTCTTTATGTGGAGGGAATCACGGCTGAAGGCGAATCCTTCTCTGCTCAATACGAATTTGAGATGGAAGACTTTTGA
- a CDS encoding nuclear transport factor 2 family protein: MKTLTTLLFSILIVFTVHAQTDHQQLVESACLDYLEGFYEGDTTKLIRSVNSSLHKFGFWKSKETGEYEFDSFMSFDQAKAYANNVREKQRFAKADAPKKVEVLDVMNQIASAKVTAWWGTDYLLLARRNDKWMIEQVIWEGPLEK; this comes from the coding sequence ATGAAAACCCTAACGACTCTCCTGTTTTCCATCTTAATTGTATTTACTGTTCACGCACAAACCGATCACCAACAATTGGTTGAAAGCGCCTGCCTGGATTATCTGGAAGGCTTTTATGAAGGCGACACGACGAAACTCATCAGAAGTGTTAATTCATCCTTACACAAATTCGGTTTCTGGAAAAGTAAGGAAACCGGTGAATACGAATTCGATAGCTTCATGTCCTTTGATCAAGCCAAGGCCTACGCCAATAATGTCCGTGAAAAACAGCGTTTCGCGAAAGCAGATGCACCCAAAAAAGTAGAAGTGCTGGATGTCATGAATCAGATCGCCTCTGCGAAAGTCACTGCCTGGTGGGGTACCGATTATTTGCTATTGGCAAGAAGGAATGACAAATGGATGATCGAACAAGTGATCTGGGAAGGTCCGTTAGAGAAGTAG
- a CDS encoding LytTR family DNA-binding domain-containing protein, which translates to MKWNESLRVGLAGLTRKERWVHGVLWCLGLLILNWPGQQITVGPFHSDEYGLLFPSLYGGVINAVMVYGIIGFFLLHGKPFRFSLFYQSLLFYVTVSFVESLVDGTYYQGVINELNQVVISEIWQGNLIMNFFMFYVPALVYGIVKSAMVSEMPNQRIIVHDGHQMVYLEPNELLYLESDGNYVKYHQEEKTIMERSTLKQAEDGLPDQFIRCHKSFIINRDLVDQRSANEVVIKGNRIPIGRKYKENLSL; encoded by the coding sequence ATGAAGTGGAATGAATCCTTGCGGGTAGGTTTAGCGGGACTCACACGAAAAGAGCGGTGGGTGCACGGTGTACTATGGTGCCTGGGATTGTTAATCCTCAACTGGCCCGGTCAGCAGATTACGGTTGGGCCCTTTCATAGTGATGAATATGGCTTGCTATTCCCTTCGCTTTACGGAGGTGTGATCAATGCGGTGATGGTCTACGGAATCATTGGTTTTTTCCTGCTTCATGGAAAGCCCTTTCGCTTTTCGCTGTTTTATCAATCGCTACTCTTCTATGTTACCGTATCTTTTGTGGAATCTCTGGTCGATGGAACCTATTATCAGGGAGTGATCAATGAACTCAATCAAGTGGTGATCAGTGAAATATGGCAGGGAAACCTGATCATGAATTTCTTTATGTTCTATGTGCCAGCATTGGTGTATGGTATTGTGAAAAGTGCCATGGTTTCTGAAATGCCGAATCAACGGATCATCGTTCATGATGGTCATCAAATGGTCTATTTAGAACCGAATGAATTGCTGTACCTCGAGAGTGATGGTAACTATGTAAAGTATCATCAGGAGGAAAAAACCATTATGGAACGGAGTACACTCAAACAAGCGGAGGATGGACTTCCAGATCAATTCATACGTTGCCACAAGTCATTCATCATCAATCGAGACCTGGTGGATCAACGATCGGCCAATGAGGTGGTGATAAAAGGAAATCGCATTCCGATTGGTCGGAAATACAAGGAGAATTTGAGTTTATAA
- a CDS encoding serine hydrolase domain-containing protein, translating into MKIIPHLSVILIVCCSLSCSSQPVQTENEITKEPERQPSESNLEQIKDLYSLEASYERFSGSVQVSHQGKVIIEEALGGTNSGITSGLETRFDIGSISKSFTAAAILSLVDEGNFKLQDRINTHLGAFASDRWQKVTVYQLLTHTSGIPSIYQTEQGIPIFMPEKEPIALKELIAKFSEGKLLFKPGSEFSYSNSGYVLLAAIIEQVSGQSYDQFMQREIFERYGLNSTSFSIDKNTAQPYFGYRTDLTRKAATTHWSWAIGAGGIQTNLTDLSNWLEIIQSDGFLNQELREAYLKQHESIGYGYGWQFANGKIQHDGGTAGYISFISFDPATASHVIVLSNRSFEAIDRFGESSNYIRNLVDKTWRILEGKSIETLPKHGKLSLEPTNFQFVNGTQINIRKASDSTYWVTGSNMTPSRIIPASALEGSSTQEDMMNDVAELLLRKKHWGLAKHCNGEMKFVCYSGLMGVGMKMIRKKTGAMQKVTAYFVEERYGLLRLIGDKQAADLIAYFDEEGKIKGIFENRYYPFDEVKPMLAYPTQNRGLFLDGFNIGEPDVLLEFEGDKVLLKQAGRVLEGFRVTD; encoded by the coding sequence ATGAAAATTATCCCACATCTTTCTGTGATTTTGATCGTTTGCTGTTCTTTATCCTGCTCATCCCAACCAGTTCAGACGGAAAATGAGATAACAAAAGAACCGGAACGTCAACCCTCCGAAAGCAATCTGGAACAGATTAAAGACCTTTATTCACTTGAGGCATCTTATGAAAGATTCAGCGGATCAGTTCAGGTGAGTCATCAAGGTAAGGTCATCATCGAAGAGGCTTTAGGTGGAACAAATAGCGGCATCACATCTGGGCTGGAAACTCGATTTGATATCGGCTCAATCAGTAAATCATTTACAGCCGCGGCCATCTTGTCATTGGTAGATGAAGGTAATTTTAAATTGCAGGATCGCATCAATACGCATCTGGGAGCATTCGCATCAGATCGATGGCAAAAGGTCACGGTTTACCAATTATTAACCCACACCTCAGGTATTCCCAGTATCTACCAAACAGAACAAGGGATTCCGATTTTTATGCCTGAAAAAGAGCCCATTGCTTTGAAAGAACTGATTGCCAAATTTAGCGAAGGCAAATTGTTATTTAAACCCGGGTCAGAATTCAGTTACAGTAATTCCGGATACGTCTTGCTGGCAGCAATCATTGAACAGGTTTCCGGGCAATCTTATGATCAATTCATGCAACGTGAGATCTTCGAAAGATATGGCCTGAATAGTACCTCTTTCTCGATTGATAAAAATACTGCCCAACCTTATTTCGGCTATCGAACTGACCTCACCCGAAAAGCGGCTACTACCCATTGGAGTTGGGCCATTGGTGCAGGAGGTATTCAAACAAACCTGACCGATCTATCCAATTGGCTGGAAATCATTCAATCTGATGGTTTTCTAAATCAGGAATTACGAGAAGCTTATCTAAAGCAACATGAATCGATCGGTTATGGGTACGGTTGGCAATTTGCTAACGGTAAAATTCAACATGATGGCGGTACGGCAGGTTATATCAGCTTCATCAGTTTTGATCCTGCTACAGCAAGCCATGTGATTGTATTGAGTAACCGAAGTTTTGAGGCCATTGATCGCTTCGGAGAAAGCTCCAATTATATTCGAAACCTGGTTGACAAGACCTGGCGTATACTCGAAGGAAAGTCGATTGAAACGCTTCCTAAGCATGGAAAGCTATCCCTGGAACCTACGAATTTTCAATTTGTTAACGGCACTCAAATAAACATTCGCAAAGCCAGTGACAGTACATATTGGGTAACAGGATCAAACATGACTCCCTCGAGAATCATACCTGCCTCCGCCCTGGAAGGATCGTCAACGCAAGAAGATATGATGAATGATGTTGCCGAGTTATTACTCAGAAAAAAGCATTGGGGTTTGGCTAAACATTGTAATGGTGAAATGAAATTCGTTTGCTACTCAGGATTGATGGGTGTAGGCATGAAAATGATCCGAAAAAAAACAGGCGCCATGCAAAAGGTCACTGCGTATTTCGTGGAAGAAAGGTATGGCCTATTGCGGCTCATCGGGGACAAACAAGCCGCGGACCTGATTGCTTATTTCGATGAAGAAGGTAAGATCAAAGGTATCTTTGAAAATAGGTATTATCCATTCGATGAAGTAAAACCCATGCTCGCCTACCCTACTCAAAATAGGGGATTGTTCCTGGATGGATTCAACATTGGGGAGC